The [Eubacterium] siraeum genome contains a region encoding:
- a CDS encoding epoxyqueuosine reductase QueH, protein MINYQLETDRIIASLDHAPTLLLHACCAPCSSYVLEYLAEHFNITVFFYNPNITEKEEYEKRKNELKRLIAEKPFRYPVKMIDGDYSPQIFFDMAKGMENIAEGGERCFLCYEKRLRETARLAKELDFEYFCTTLSVSPHKNAAKLNELGGRLSDEYKIPYLYSDFKKRNGYKRSIELSAQYGLYRQNYCGCIYSRIQAEKKEQEKNFQNETKTVVKQ, encoded by the coding sequence ATGATTAATTATCAGCTTGAAACGGACAGGATAATCGCATCGCTCGACCATGCGCCTACGCTTCTGCTTCATGCTTGCTGTGCGCCGTGCAGCAGTTATGTACTTGAATATCTTGCGGAGCATTTCAATATCACCGTGTTTTTCTACAATCCGAATATCACCGAAAAGGAAGAATACGAAAAGCGTAAAAACGAGCTGAAACGTCTGATAGCCGAAAAACCGTTCAGGTATCCCGTGAAGATGATTGACGGCGATTATTCCCCGCAGATATTCTTTGATATGGCAAAGGGTATGGAGAATATCGCTGAAGGCGGGGAAAGATGCTTTTTGTGCTATGAGAAACGCTTGAGAGAAACGGCAAGGCTTGCAAAAGAACTGGACTTCGAGTATTTCTGCACCACACTTTCGGTAAGCCCTCATAAAAATGCCGCAAAGCTGAACGAGCTTGGCGGCAGGCTCAGCGATGAATATAAAATACCGTATCTTTATTCTGATTTTAAAAAACGCAACGGATATAAGCGTTCCATAGAGCTTTCTGCACAGTACGGATTATACCGGCAGAATTACTGCGGATGTATCTACAGTCGTATTCAGGCGGAGAAAAAAGAGCAGGAAAAAAATTTTCAAAACGAAACGAAAACTGTTGTCAAACAGTAA
- a CDS encoding magnesium transporter CorA family protein, with the protein MLKYYKTVENTIVELDTMEPGCWVSAVAPTETEISSLQEELNIDRDFIRSALDEEETSRIESDDGQTLIVLDYPVAEKVQDKDDTISYYTMPMGIIITDSHVVTVCLKENIIIDEFTKGIVKGIQTQFKTRFVFHMLLRIAGKYLLYLKQIDKLSNYVEQQLHKSMKNKELIQLLGLEKSLVYFSTSLKSTETVLEKILRGRVIKLYEEDQELLEDVLIEVKQAIEMSNIYSNILSGTMDAFASVISNNLNIVMKVLTVITIVMSVPTMVFSFYGMNVLDLPLPYTWFPVLISVILAVIVAILITKNKFYK; encoded by the coding sequence ATGCTTAAATATTACAAGACAGTTGAAAACACAATTGTTGAGCTTGACACAATGGAGCCGGGATGCTGGGTATCTGCTGTTGCACCCACAGAAACTGAGATTTCCTCGCTTCAGGAGGAACTGAACATCGACCGTGATTTTATCCGTTCTGCACTCGATGAGGAAGAAACCTCCCGTATTGAAAGCGATGACGGTCAGACGCTCATAGTCCTTGACTATCCCGTTGCGGAAAAGGTTCAGGATAAGGATGATACGATAAGCTATTACACAATGCCTATGGGTATCATTATAACGGACAGCCACGTTGTAACGGTCTGCCTTAAAGAAAACATCATAATAGACGAATTTACAAAAGGCATAGTAAAAGGCATACAGACCCAGTTCAAAACAAGATTTGTATTCCATATGCTGCTAAGGATCGCAGGAAAGTATCTCCTGTATCTTAAGCAGATAGATAAGCTGTCGAACTATGTTGAACAGCAGCTGCACAAATCAATGAAGAACAAGGAGCTTATACAGCTTCTCGGACTTGAGAAATCACTTGTATATTTCTCAACATCGCTTAAATCTACCGAAACAGTGCTTGAAAAGATATTGAGAGGCAGAGTAATAAAGCTGTACGAGGAAGATCAGGAACTTCTTGAAGACGTACTGATCGAAGTAAAGCAGGCAATCGAGATGAGCAATATCTATTCAAACATACTTTCGGGTACAATGGACGCATTCGCAAGCGTAATATCAAACAATCTGAATATTGTAATGAAGGTGCTTACGGTTATTACGATAGTAATGTCCGTACCCACGATGGTATTCAGCTTTTACGGCATGAATGTTCTGGATCTGCCGCTTCCGTATACCTGGTTCCCGGTTCTGATTTCCGTAATTCTTGCCGTCATTGTTGCAATACTGATAACAAAAAATAAGTTTTATAAATAA
- a CDS encoding cell division protein ZapA has product MEKVKISISGHDFYLKSEDPNRMYETAENLQKRIDKLSAMAASMSLTDIVMLAALDIADENYDNRNVVIKAQQLSQEIQAKSLACEKRAEELEKQLSDSDTELASLKITASEAQSELSALKEQLAGVEAQKSDLLALRSENERLKEQVTALTAEKDSLTEIGADEIEQLNTRIDELTAENTALSENAENADNALKNENAQLKNQVDELKAENETLRVSSENADSSSAENEALKSRLAELTEKNRHTEELLEKLRTDYENLVSKSGQDELLLAQIDKLQGTVDTYEKTFDEYANQRNAEVKDLNDELSALRKKYAELSAQMNEIVNDGQMTL; this is encoded by the coding sequence ATGGAAAAAGTAAAAATATCTATAAGCGGACACGATTTTTACTTGAAAAGCGAAGATCCGAACAGAATGTACGAAACTGCGGAGAATCTTCAGAAAAGGATAGATAAACTGAGTGCGATGGCGGCGTCAATGTCACTTACCGATATTGTAATGCTTGCGGCGCTCGATATAGCCGATGAAAATTACGATAACAGAAACGTTGTGATAAAAGCTCAGCAGCTTTCGCAGGAGATACAGGCAAAATCTCTTGCCTGCGAAAAAAGAGCAGAGGAACTTGAAAAACAGCTTTCCGATTCCGACACCGAGCTTGCATCGCTTAAAATAACTGCGTCTGAGGCACAAAGTGAACTTTCTGCACTCAAAGAACAGCTTGCGGGAGTTGAGGCTCAGAAATCGGATTTGCTTGCATTAAGGTCCGAGAACGAAAGGCTGAAAGAGCAGGTCACCGCTCTTACTGCAGAAAAGGATTCGCTCACAGAGATCGGTGCCGATGAAATCGAACAGCTTAACACACGCATAGATGAACTTACAGCCGAAAACACAGCACTTTCCGAAAATGCGGAAAATGCGGATAACGCATTGAAAAACGAAAATGCACAGCTGAAAAATCAAGTTGACGAGTTGAAAGCGGAAAACGAAACGCTCAGAGTTTCAAGCGAAAATGCCGATTCTTCATCGGCTGAGAACGAGGCGCTTAAATCAAGGCTGGCAGAACTTACAGAAAAGAACAGACACACAGAGGAATTGCTTGAAAAGCTGAGAACAGACTATGAAAATCTGGTTTCAAAGAGCGGTCAGGATGAGCTGTTACTGGCTCAGATCGATAAACTGCAAGGCACTGTGGATACATACGAAAAGACCTTTGACGAATACGCAAATCAGCGTAACGCAGAGGTCAAGGACCTGAACGATGAGTTATCGGCACTGAGAAAGAAATATGCCGAGCTCAGCGCACAGATGAACGAGATTGTAAACGACGGTCAGATGACATTATGA
- a CDS encoding U32 family peptidase, with protein sequence MSEILAPCGAMESLTAAVNAGADAVYLGEEYFSARKNADNFTAEQLCDAVRFCHYSGVKVYVTLNTLVFDREIPLLAKAIENCAKADVDAFIVQDMGVARLARQIVPELPLHASTQMTVNSPEGAIMAKELGFTRVVLGRELSLAQIKAITESCDIETELFVHGALCVCISGQCYMSSVLGGRSGNRGLCAQPCRLDFTSGDRHNVLSLKDLSLTEKLPELAKAGITSFKIEGRMKRPEYVAGAVNACRVALDGGTPDLISLKNVFSRSGFTSGYFDDDFKNMQGVRTKDDVTSATSKVLSAMKQYYHKPFRRFPADITVNVKSGQPVSYKLSACGVSSSAVGDIPEKAVNRAVTAEYLENQCSKLGGTVYFPGNITVNVDDGLSVSAAQLNELRRKAIENVSGKILEKNSHHYRISPYIPLDSKEGKKIRPEFRCEVNTALQLEQVLQEDEYSYIYAPMGLLDEATPDKFRIIVVPPVFLADCESDVLKKLSLLKKQGYEHIAVHTLSHIGIARKLGMKAHGMSRLNITNRYSLREYEKMGLSDTALSFELLMSDAVSLCADSEIKTGIVGYGRLPLMITRRCPINNGKPCGKTKRADCPHYITDRQGNNMPCMCSENTVEILNPDKLYLSDRQSELAKFDFVLLKFTDETDTGEVLEMYLDDIKPDGNLTRGLYYRGVQ encoded by the coding sequence ATGAGTGAAATTTTAGCTCCGTGCGGAGCAATGGAAAGTCTGACAGCGGCAGTAAATGCCGGTGCAGATGCAGTATACCTCGGAGAAGAATACTTCTCCGCAAGAAAAAATGCAGATAACTTTACCGCAGAGCAGTTGTGCGATGCGGTACGTTTTTGTCATTACAGCGGTGTTAAGGTGTATGTTACGCTGAATACCCTTGTATTTGACAGGGAGATACCATTGCTTGCAAAAGCGATAGAAAACTGTGCAAAAGCGGACGTTGACGCATTTATAGTGCAGGATATGGGCGTTGCAAGGCTTGCCCGACAAATTGTGCCGGAGCTTCCCTTACATGCTTCGACGCAGATGACGGTCAATTCGCCCGAGGGCGCTATAATGGCGAAAGAGCTCGGATTTACCCGTGTTGTTCTGGGCAGGGAATTATCGCTTGCACAGATAAAGGCAATAACGGAAAGCTGCGACATTGAAACAGAGCTTTTCGTACATGGTGCGCTGTGCGTCTGCATTAGCGGTCAGTGCTATATGAGCAGTGTACTCGGCGGACGAAGCGGTAACAGAGGATTGTGCGCTCAGCCGTGCCGACTTGATTTTACAAGCGGCGACAGGCATAATGTTCTGTCGCTTAAGGATTTGTCGTTGACGGAAAAATTGCCTGAGCTTGCGAAAGCAGGTATCACCTCGTTCAAGATTGAGGGAAGAATGAAACGTCCGGAATACGTTGCAGGTGCCGTAAATGCCTGCAGGGTGGCTCTTGACGGCGGTACGCCCGACCTTATATCGCTTAAAAACGTATTTTCAAGAAGCGGATTTACAAGCGGATATTTTGATGATGATTTCAAAAATATGCAGGGTGTCCGCACTAAAGACGATGTTACATCGGCAACGTCCAAGGTGCTTTCCGCTATGAAACAGTATTATCATAAGCCTTTCAGACGCTTTCCTGCCGATATTACCGTTAACGTAAAAAGCGGACAGCCTGTTAGTTATAAGCTGTCGGCTTGCGGCGTAAGTTCGTCCGCTGTAGGCGATATTCCCGAAAAGGCGGTAAACAGAGCGGTTACTGCGGAATACCTTGAAAATCAGTGCAGTAAGCTTGGCGGTACCGTATATTTTCCGGGAAATATCACCGTAAATGTTGATGACGGGTTATCCGTTTCGGCGGCTCAGCTTAACGAGCTTAGAAGAAAAGCAATTGAAAACGTAAGCGGAAAGATACTCGAAAAAAATTCTCATCATTACAGAATATCGCCTTATATTCCGCTTGACAGCAAGGAAGGAAAAAAGATACGCCCCGAATTCAGATGCGAGGTAAATACAGCCTTACAGCTTGAGCAGGTACTGCAGGAGGATGAATATTCTTATATTTACGCTCCTATGGGTCTGCTTGACGAAGCTACACCGGATAAATTCAGAATAATCGTTGTTCCTCCGGTATTTCTTGCCGATTGTGAAAGCGATGTATTGAAAAAGCTGTCATTGCTGAAAAAACAGGGATACGAGCATATTGCCGTTCATACGCTTTCGCATATAGGAATAGCAAGAAAGCTCGGTATGAAGGCGCACGGTATGTCAAGACTCAATATCACAAACCGCTATTCGCTCAGAGAGTACGAAAAAATGGGACTGAGCGATACCGCACTTTCGTTTGAACTGCTTATGAGCGATGCGGTGTCACTTTGTGCAGACAGTGAGATAAAGACGGGAATAGTCGGCTACGGCAGACTTCCTCTTATGATAACGAGAAGATGTCCGATAAACAACGGCAAGCCCTGCGGAAAAACCAAAAGAGCGGATTGTCCGCATTATATAACTGACAGGCAGGGGAATAATATGCCGTGTATGTGCAGTGAGAACACTGTCGAGATATTGAATCCCGACAAGCTGTATCTCAGTGACAGACAATCTGAGCTTGCAAAGTTCGATTTCGTATTGCTTAAATTCACAGACGAAACCGATACGGGAGAAGTGCTTGAAATGTATCTTGACGATATAAAGCCGGACGGAAACCTCACAAGAGGATTATACTACAGAGGAGTTCAATAA
- the dut gene encoding dUTP diphosphatase — protein sequence MFINVKKLNSKAKLPERATATSAGADLCACIDDDVVLMPGDRKLIPTGLAIAVPTGYGGFVFARSGLSSKFGVSLANCVGVIDSDYRGEVKISVINHSDEPYTVKNGERIAQLVIMPVDLCEYGLCDELDDTERGTGGFGSTGRM from the coding sequence ATGTTCATAAATGTGAAAAAGCTGAACAGCAAGGCAAAGTTACCTGAGCGTGCTACTGCGACAAGCGCAGGTGCGGATCTGTGCGCCTGCATAGATGACGATGTTGTGCTGATGCCGGGCGACAGGAAGCTGATACCGACGGGACTTGCGATTGCTGTGCCGACAGGATACGGCGGTTTTGTGTTCGCAAGGAGCGGACTTTCCTCAAAATTCGGTGTTTCGCTTGCAAACTGCGTCGGCGTTATCGACAGTGACTACAGAGGAGAGGTAAAGATTTCCGTTATAAATCATTCCGATGAGCCGTATACCGTTAAAAACGGAGAGCGTATCGCTCAGCTTGTCATAATGCCTGTGGATCTATGCGAGTACGGATTGTGCGATGAACTTGATGATACAGAGCGTGGCACGGGCGGATTCGGCTCTACAGGTCGAATGTAA
- a CDS encoding rod shape-determining protein → MFSKDIGIDLGTANTLVYMRGKGIIIREPSVVAVDVKMDRVRYVGQEAKDVIGRTPGSIVAVRPLKDGVIADFDMTTSMLQEFIRKALKGRAFAGSRVRVIICIPSGVTAVERRAVKEATQNAGAKRVSIIEEPMAAAIGAGLPVAEPTGSMIVDIGGGTSEVAVISLGGIVTSRSVRVAGDEFDSSIINYIKKKYNLLIGERTAENIKIAIGSAYPYADNEPSMDIKGRNLLNGLPENITVTSEEIREALSEPLSHVIEAIKVTLEKTPPELAADIIDQGIMLAGGGALLKGLDLLIHAETGMPVKVAERPLDCVADGTGKVLENIDKLIDVLTDDDTRY, encoded by the coding sequence ATGTTTTCAAAAGATATAGGTATAGACTTAGGTACAGCCAACACGCTTGTTTATATGAGAGGAAAGGGCATTATAATAAGAGAGCCCAGCGTTGTTGCGGTTGATGTGAAGATGGACAGAGTGCGTTATGTCGGTCAGGAGGCTAAGGACGTTATAGGTCGTACACCCGGCTCTATAGTAGCTGTAAGACCTCTTAAGGACGGCGTTATCGCTGATTTTGATATGACAACAAGTATGCTTCAGGAGTTTATCAGAAAAGCTCTTAAAGGCAGAGCCTTTGCAGGCTCAAGAGTAAGAGTTATCATCTGCATTCCTTCGGGCGTTACTGCCGTTGAACGCAGAGCGGTAAAAGAGGCAACACAGAACGCAGGCGCAAAGCGTGTTTCTATCATTGAAGAACCTATGGCGGCCGCTATAGGCGCAGGACTTCCGGTAGCCGAGCCTACAGGCAGTATGATAGTTGACATCGGCGGCGGCACAAGCGAAGTAGCGGTTATTTCGCTCGGCGGTATTGTAACATCACGTTCCGTAAGAGTAGCAGGCGATGAGTTCGATTCTTCTATCATAAACTACATCAAGAAGAAATATAACCTTCTCATCGGTGAAAGAACAGCCGAGAATATAAAGATTGCAATAGGCTCTGCATATCCCTATGCAGACAATGAGCCTTCAATGGATATAAAGGGCAGAAACCTTCTGAACGGTTTACCCGAAAACATTACTGTAACATCCGAAGAGATAAGAGAAGCACTTTCAGAGCCTCTCAGCCATGTAATTGAGGCAATAAAGGTAACTCTTGAAAAGACGCCTCCGGAGCTTGCCGCAGATATAATAGATCAGGGAATAATGCTTGCAGGCGGCGGCGCACTGCTTAAAGGTCTTGATCTTCTTATCCACGCCGAAACCGGTATGCCGGTAAAGGTAGCCGAAAGACCCCTTGACTGCGTGGCTGACGGTACAGGTAAGGTTCTTGAGAACATTGACAAGCTGATCGACGTTCTCACAGACGACGATACAAGATATTGA